The segment TTTAAGCTCATCTCCTGTAGGTCCCTTCAAAGACAATTTCTCCACCAACAAGTGCTGGAAATTGCATAAACATcttgcagcttttaaaaaacccaactcatgtttaaaaagcacaaatgaTTCCCAGAACTTGAATTATTTAACCTGGATAAAGGACCTTGCAGTCTTCTCATACCTGTTGCTGACATTTATGCAGACATGCATCACTTCCAGTGCCATGACGCTGGTATTTTGACAGTCTCTGTGCTCCCCTCTTTGTGTGCTTGTTTCAACATGCTTCAAGCTGTTAGGTTTTTTCAGtgcaagcagagctgagccctgcctaTTTCATACACTGACaagctgaggagaaaaaactGTTCCCAGGGAGACTGAGCACTGGAAAGAAGATTAGGTTTGCTGTTCATCCTACAGGTCACACAAGTATGGCTAGGCAACCAGTGTCTCTGGGCCTTTGCTCCAGCTCCTTATGCTGCCTTCAGCCAGTTTTACAGGAGTTAAGCAAGCAATTTCAGGTAACACTGCCTTCCTTCTCACTGCTATAAAGCAAGAGATGCAGGTCAATGGCGTGCATGTGGACTATATCTTCAGGATCTAATCTGGTCACATACCCACACCAAACTGATAAATCTGCTGTTTGCACACCTTACTACAAGCTACTGAAGCAGATGCATGATCCTTGGAGAGGTCAGACAGGTTGATCTccatgcaggaagaaaaaaatggaattgttCTTGAAttccttcagtttcttttgaactgtgagcagctctgtcacATTGCAGATACTCTGCTCCAAAATCCCCATGGTAAAGGCCACACTACAAGACTGTACCCAGAGAGAGGAATCCTGTAGTGCTGGTGATGAATTGGGCACTCTGGTAACTTACAGGCAAGTAATGGATGGTTTTCAGGGCATATTCTATGTTTAAAGGCAGCATATGAACAAGACTTTCCAAGCTGacatattttcataatttccaAACCTAACTGGTTAACAGATAGAGATCTGGTTACAGAAGCCCTTTACATGAGCACGTGCCAGATTAACCAATGAAACAGCTTAATCTTTTCCTGTGTCCAGCATCCTTGGTGAAACATGTTCAATGGGTACCCTTGGCCGTCTCCTTGTACATTCACATTCCTCCTTAAGCATCTGTCCTGAAGCCCTTGAAGTCACCTTGAGCTCCTTCTCTTGACAAACAGGACAGCAAGCTGTAAGACCTTTGTTGCAACAACTTGGACATGTCAGGACAAGCTGCCGGCAGTGCTGACTGGAACAAAGTTTATATTGGtcccacagcaccccacagTATCTGCatgctggagggaggaggaaaagaaaaagttaacaCCCATactgctcaggctgctccctTGCAGAGGGCTTGCCAAGGCACCATGGGGCTGCCAGCTCTCATTTACGTGGCTATGGTCTTGCAGGTTTTTAATTCCTGTTTAGCTTGATCTTCTAGAATCTAGTTCATTTTAGAACATCCTTTTTGACATACTTAAGACagttttccctctggaaaagaGGAGAGTAGCTCACTAGTGCTTTCTCTAGTTCTGAATAGACACATATAGAGATTCTTACTGGCAAGAGAAGAAAGACATGCAGGTGGCAACTAAGCCAGTATGCAGGAATGTCACCTGCTGAGGAAGGGGATGCCATGGAACTTCCTTCCATCTACAAACAATGGCTTGTGTAGACAGGGTGCCATTTGCAGTCCTGGTAGAGTCCTTCCAGAACATTATGGGTTTTAACTCTTTAACTGAAAGCTACAGCCCAGTTTTAGCTGTACCAAGAAGGTGCATATCACAGCATTTCCCCCTGAAACTTCCGTAGGGATGGCTGTGATGTATCCAGAGTATGTTCTGTTTCCCTACCAAGTCAGGCCCCTTCAAGATGTATAGAGTAAATGCAGAGGAGGAATGGGAGGTTATGCTTGAAAAGTTAccaactcaaaaaaaaaagccagcactGCTTCCTTAAGAAAGGGCTGGAGCCAAATTCCAGCTACTTGTATCTGGCAACTGATAGCAAAGTAAGAGATTACTTAATTTGCAGTAATTGAAGAGCAATCCCAGCCAGAAGATCAGGCAATGTTTTCAACAACTTCAACTAGAGGCCACTGAAATTCCATGGGATATATAATTTCCTTAAGATGAAAATAACAAATTGCTATAGAGCATAGGTGTTACTATTCTCCCAATACCTGGAAGTCTTTTTTGATATTCTGTGAgactgctggagcagaggattGCTGGTAGCAGAATTATTTAAGACTTGGGTCACTTGGCCAACCACAGTCTACTCAGCACTGTGGGCAACCAGGTGGTAACAATGTGCTGGATATATGTCTCCATAGGTGCAGATGGCTCAtaacagagctgctctgcaggggaTACTTCCTTCTACTGCTCCAGTTTTAGTGAACTCTTGTTAGTGAcctcttttcctctcatttctgttttacatGTTAAAGCACATGTAAAGCACGTGTACATGTTTACATCTAGTGTTGACAGTCATCACAAGAAGTGACAGCACTACGAGATCAAACCAAGTATGAGGAAGAACTACACAGGCCAGTTTGCCTGCCCCTATCCTGCACACCTCTGGAAATGATTGCAATAGCTTCCCAGCCTTCTGCACTTACATTATCTAGTCCTACCTGAGATGATATCTTCATTGGAACAAATGGCGTAACGATCATCAAATACAAACAGCTTCCCCCTGTAGAATCCATCTGGAAACTCTTCTAGGTACTTGTGAATTCCACCTTTTAGCTGGTAAACCTCTCTGCACACTGCCTGTTTAAAGCATATTAGCAGAAAAACTGAAGGAGACCACAGCAGTGGTGGTGTGCCAGAGTTCCCAAAGCAAATGCTGTAAATGCCAAGGGTcagtgagaagcagcagcctctcAGTGACCATCAGATGGCACcatgtgcagccacagctctaGGCAGTGCCACCAGGGAGTATTGGGCAGCTCCACAATGCTGGCTTGTTGGAATGAACCCAACTCTTCATGTAATGTTACACTCACAAGAAGCTGGTAGCCTCCTCACTTGAGGAAGGTCTGCTGTATCACAGATCAAATGCTTTTCAATCTCCATGAACTGCTGCTTGTTATTCAGTATTTATTTAGTTAGCAGTTAACAGAAGCAGAATTTCACAGGGTTCACACTGatgcagtggaaaaaaagaaccCTAAGGTTTAAATCTCTGGAGAACCTTTGTGTTCTGTTCCCTTGATCCTTGAGAGAAGGATCCAGAAGAGTGGGATGGAAATTTTAGAACACAATTAGAACAATGCACTGTGCTGGATTTAGTTCTGGGAAAAGCACTGACTGGCTAATTTTccccattgtgagatgctcaAGCTGTGGAGTCATGACTACAGAGCATTACCTAGACAGTCGGTGGAAACACTGCAGAGTATTTTCAAACCCTCCTAAAACAATCCTACAAATATCTCTTCTCAGGCAATGGgttatataattattttcactgctgtgaCACTAGTCCACACAGGCCATACTGAGCCTCACTCAACTATCCAGGTCCTTGACTGACAGCATGAGACAAGCACATGTCAGAGGCATTTATCTCCCACCTGAGCATTCTGCAGTTTGTGCACAGTAAGAATTCACCAGCAAGACAAAAGACAGGTGCCCTTAAAGCAGCCCCAACTCCCCAACACCTGTGCCCTCAGAATGACATCTTACCTTGCTCCTGAGGTAAGCAGAGCCTCTTTCACAGCGAATCCCTCCTGTGCAGTACATTAGGACACGCTTGTCTTTAAAAGCTCCAGGTTTTCATCTACGTAGCTTGGAAAATAGCTGAACTTCCTGATATCTGGAGCCAGACAGCCCTGGAAATGCCCCTGCAATTACAACAGATGGCCACGCAACTGGTTACAAGCACTGGTAAGGTCTGTGCCTCAAACCAGAGAAAGTAACAAACCTTTGGGCTGGAATATTCagctcactgcagctgctttagacagctcctcagctgcatTTATGCATCAAAACATATGTTAAAATCTGTAGGAGGATTCTGGACACAGAAAGTCTCCTCATGGAAAGAAGAGAGAGCTAAGCCAAACTATCAGAGAGAGAACAAACCACAACAGTGCATGAGGGGTGGTGGCTGTGACAGCAGGATGTCCCTTTCTTTCTGACAGATGGAACAAGACAAAAATTGCTAAAATACATCCCTACAAATTATGCTACTTCAAACATTCATGCTCATGTTGTATGGacctctttgctttctttctgccCCACACTGTATAAGCACTTGGCCAGGCAGGCTCCATTCTGAGTTGCTGGGCAGGTCCTCTACTGCTTTTATCTAATATTCATTACTAAACTGCACTCTGTACACATTACAGTCAAGCTGGAGTATGTAATCTCTTCTACAGAAAGGTTACACCCTCACAATCGTAAATACTTCACTCCAGCACCTGTAAAGAAGCAGGCAAGCAGCACTTACTATTTTACTTTCATAGAAGTTCCTACAGTCCAGCAAGATGGTATCACTTTGTCCTTGAGTGGCCTGAGACAAATACTGTTCTACTTCTCTATGAAATTCCTGAGGGGATAAATGGATTcctttaacaaaacaaaacaaaacaaaacaaaacaaaacaaaacaaaaaaaacaaaacaaaaaaaaaaaaaaaaaaaaaaagaaaaaaaggggaagagaagtGAGAAGCAGAGCTACAAAAGAATGTCACAAATGAGATCACCGATCCAGATTCTCCTCATATTtccaaacaaaacctttttgtGATTATTCACAGACTTCTCACCCCAACTCAATCAGCCAAGTTTATCCATGTTTGGCTTTCTACTGGCAAATGAAAGTTCTTCTGTTGTTCCATACAACggaagaagcagcagacagCTACTTATCTCTATGATCTTTTGTTCTGTCATCCCCCTGGCTACTCTTCTTACAGCTGTAGAAGAGGGAGTGACATGTGCCACTTCTCTTTGTTCATATGTCATTACATTTGGAGGtgcagaaatgcaatttttaataaACTCTTCTTGATAACAATAGAAAATTTCCATAAACATGTATTACTTTCAGTACAACTTCAATTTACATAATTGGCTCAATTTTCTCaactttttcaattttcaggGCTTAGGACTCTTAATCTACTGAAAAACTAAAAAGCTCAACCAGCAAAATCCTTTACCTTATTAAAGAAACACCCCTACAAGCAACCTGCCAGAGTAATAGGAACCATCTCCATAAAATGCTgcaaaagaggagggaaaagggcaaaaaaggaaagatataGCCAAACATACAGCCCACAAACTACCAAACAATGGGAACAAAAAATAATCCTCTTCCAAATCCACAAAAAGATGCTGTAGAAGTTTGGCACCAACAAAACCtcttggtggaaaaaaaaaaagcccaaagctgctctgttAATTGCTAtttgctgtgctcctggctCACCACCTATGTAAGCATCCTTAAAGCAAATCCACAGCCAGGAACACCTTATCAGGCGTAATCCACACTAAGCAGCTACAGTTAGCACAAAGCAAATGCAGCCAGATGGAGTTCATGCAGAACTTGGATCTGCTTAGTCCAAAAGGCAGGAGCATGACTGTTGGCACCAAAACCAGTGAAGCCAAGTCAGCAGTCCCTACTGCTCCATGTCATCTGAACTCTCCCACAAAACCTGAAGTTAATTCTGAGGTCTTCTGAGGCAGCTATACACTTGGCTAGCCAAAATCTAGGCCAGCAAATTCTCTGCACCAGTAGCTTTTGACTAACAGTAATATATCAATTCCTGTATCTACCTCTCCTGTGTCCTGGTGAATGTGCAAAGGGAAGTATTTTTGATGAAGGATTTTACTCTTCACTCATCTCTCACTTGGGTgagaggctttttttctttttttttttttttttttattacataaaCTTACCGGTTTCCTTATAAGACACTATCTTTGGATCAATGCCCATAGGTACAATTTCTTTGAATACTCCAACTCGAAGGTCTGGGAAACAGtgagctcctcctgcactgctctAGGAAatcaaacataaaaaaacaaTTCACCAAAATTTTCCAGgtatcaaaattaaaattacccACTCACTTTAATTCTACAGATCATTAGAATATGAAAATATCTTTGTGGCTGAGGGAAAGAAGTGTcttctttcctgctgaaatccaCACTCTAAATCCTGAAGTTTAGGCAGTGGACCACTAACATCACCTGGAAGACAGGTGTCTTAGGTCGAATGACTGCAAATGAGACAGACAGCATTTGGTTGGAAGTGCAGGGATGTAGACCAAATCTTAGTCAGCAGCATGTTACTAGCACTTATTGTGAGAGAGCACTTATTGAGAAAGTTGAGGCCCCTACAAAAACATGCTGATCCTGGCAGGAATATTAAACAGTGTCGTCCAGTAACGGATCCTGTTGCCACATGCAGGCCCCTGCAGTTCTCTTCATCCCTCTGGCAGAGGACAcaagcacagctgtgcctgcagtcaTGCTGTATGTGATGGGAGCTGCAGTGTTCACACATTTGATGGAGATGCATGGGAAGTCAGCCAGGCACAGGATTTGTTAACAGTAGAGGCTGGcacctccctctctcctcaAACTCAAGCATGGGATTTCCCCTTCAGAAGTCCTGGTATGCCCTTTATTGGTAGGCACCCCCATTGCAGGCTACAGGGAGTGAGAatttctgcagggctgagcctcaAGCATGGCTTAGGCATCAACAAGTAAATAAACACTCAAGGAAaagtgcagctgtgcagcagtgtTCCAACTATTACAGAAATCAACCTGCAGGAACTGTAGTGGCCACTGGGTATGTTTATAGCCCCAAGCACGGTTGTCACTCCTCTATCCCATGTCTTCATGGCACAGCAACCTGAAAACCTTACTCACTTGGGCATACAACATTCAGGAGGAACTGTGAGACAGCAAACAGTGTATTCCACTAATGGATGAACACTGATGCCCAGAGAGATCATGCAAGGTTGAAGGTTTTGCCAAGGTCTGGGTAAAATTCcatccctgttttttttttttttgtatctacATATGACTGTAACTAACACAACTCCTCTTGAAATGCAGCCAAGCATAACAGACACTTTTAAGGCTGAGACTGAATCATCACTGCAGCTCAGCATGGAATTTGAGTTTTGCAAATTTCACTAACTCCTTTGATCTACTTGcttatgaaaaattaatagCACACCCTGCAAATAAAACTGTGTggagaagagctgctgcttaagcagcagctttccttccTTGCAGAGAAACCAGAACCTACAGTGGTTGGCAGCCAAAGCCTACCAAAATGCCATACAGTGCACCAGCCACTCATCATCTGAGGACAGCAATCAGTACATATGCTCCAGCCAGGCACTAAGTGGAGTAGGAAGAAACCTCTTGACAGTCCCTGTGTGTTTTCTCTGGAAGATACCCAATCCATGGAACTGACAGTGCACCTATATGGACACCAAAACCTGCATGAACCTAAGCCAGTAGTACTGCTTCCAGTCAAAGCAGGGTGAAGAGGACAGTGTGCAAACACTTTGCTAGGCTAAGTGTATGTCGTGATGCCTGCTCAGTCTGGAGTAAATGCTTGTTTGCAGAATGGTGGGGCTTAGGCACACTTCCTCACTCACCTGTACTGGGGGGCTTTGCagctgcacccagagctgccaaaGCTTGTAGCAGCTGCTAACACTGCCCATGGAAACTCCCAATTCTGGTAAAAGCCAGTGCAGATTATGGTTAAGATCCACCTACTCAGGTAAGCGGTGGGGGAGCACAGCTGCTATGGCAGAAGTAATACTGTCAAGAAGGAATCtatttatttcttgaaaattaaattacctGCATTAACAATGTctatgtaaaaattattttttcataccTTGAAATCCTCTTGacacaaaatgtttttgaaCAGAGGCTGGGAAAGCATAACTTTAATGTAGAGACTGGTAGCTATTTTGCTTCCACCAACTGTCCCATTAATTCCTTCTGAAGCAACTCGTACCTAGGAGGCAAgaggagaagctggggctgAACCTTAGTTACAGCAAAAGAGATCACAATGAAATCAGCAAAATATGACTGGGTGACAaagggcaggcacaggagcaTGTTCAGGAAAGAGACTACTGAATAAGGAAGGACAATATGGTTAGACTGAAGTTGAACATAAAGACAAtaaacaggagaaaaacccacaacaatCCAGTAATCACTTCTCAGCCATTTTAAAAGAATCACATCAGGAGAGTCAGGGAAGTCCACTCAATAAACAGAGAAATGCTGTCTAAACAGAGAAACTGCTGTCTGCAAATCCTGCAGTCAGCATTAGAATTCCCACTGAAAGTTGCCTCAGAAAGAACAATAGGCTTGTGCTGCATGACTCACacagctaaaaaagaaaatgtgaatatgCATAACATTGTATCTAATATTAAATTTCGGGATGAGTCATTTTATCTCCAGCACTaacaaatgaacaaaagctCTGaattgggggtggggggaagggggaaagacTGAATATAAGAAGCAAGGACAAAAACAACTGATTGGGAAGGTAAATGCTGTACCTGTCTTGGAGAcgaaatggaaaaaaaaagaaaggtaactTGAGCAAAACACCAACTACCAGGCAAGACAGCtgagcagaaaaagaagtgaatCCATGACGACACTTCACCCCCAGACCTGTGCTGATGCACCACTAGCAGAGAGCAAGAAGCTACTTAGGAAGACAAATCACTGATAAAAGGAGCCTCCTGCTCCACATTGCCCTCCTTCTCCCCACAGATATCCTAGGAACATCAGCTTTGTGAGGCTAAAATTCACCTTCTCCCCCAGCATCCTCAGGCCAGCTACACAAGCAACTCATGTTGTTGGTCTAGCCTGCCAGGAATGAAGAGAACAGACTGTGCAGGAAAGAGAACTGCTACCTTATGGTGTGGTCTAAGGTGCTGGCTGCTCTCGCCTAATTCCTGACAGTATGGTTTACAGCTCGGTGTAGCCACTCTGTCTGGGAGCCCACTGTGCACTGAGGAGGCAGGATGCAGGTGGCCAGTGAGCGGAGCAGGCCCAGACACATGCTATCCATCCAGCTGCTTTGTGTTGTGCTGCACATGCCCTTCAGCCCCAGAAAACATCCACTCTACTAATGCCAGCTGAGACACCTGcatgcagctccctgctgacaCCAGTGATAAAACCACTTCCATTGCCTTGCCTGTATTGAAAATGCATCTTTACAGAAAAATGCGAATTTCTCAAGTGAATATCCTTTCTGGTTGATGGCAGTAGTGATAAAAAGActcattttcctgtttccatGTGTAAAACTGATGGAAATGGGGTAACCCTTGTAAGGACAGGGTCTGCATGGTGCGCT is part of the Camarhynchus parvulus chromosome Z, STF_HiC, whole genome shotgun sequence genome and harbors:
- the TSTD2 gene encoding LOW QUALITY PROTEIN: thiosulfate sulfurtransferase/rhodanese-like domain-containing protein 2 (The sequence of the model RefSeq protein was modified relative to this genomic sequence to represent the inferred CDS: inserted 1 base in 1 codon) — its product is MVPGEAAPPGPGSPRGSAEGAAAGRKQRARRAQEGLFLFVKAKEVPAASRCPGGGEGVRWRCCRQAFEELPGIHRHVALHHSGDVGRQAGLGAGPAEAAGSPGPAGSPAGSPAGSAARPSGHSCGSPEISWTLPDTSHVSQEDLTSQVGDVLLYYCYCEVRDPEKLCAWQKALCQHLHLTGKVRVASEGINGTVGGSKIATSLYIKVMLSQPLFKNILCQEDFKSSAGGAHCFPDLRVGVFKEIVPMGIDPKIVSYKETGIHLSPQEFHREVEQYLSQATQGQSDTILLDCRNFYESKIGHFQGCLAPDIRKFSYFPSYVDENLEXFKDKRVLMYCTGGIRCERGSAYLRSKAVCREVYQLKGGIHKYLEEFPDGFYRGKLFVFDDRYAICSNEDIISACRYCGVLWDQYKLCSSQHCRQLVLTCPSCCNKGLTACCPVCQEKELKVTSRASGQMLKEECECTRRRPRVPIEHVSPRMLDTGKD